A portion of the Oreochromis niloticus isolate F11D_XX linkage group LG10, O_niloticus_UMD_NMBU, whole genome shotgun sequence genome contains these proteins:
- the si:dkey-175m17.7 gene encoding uncharacterized protein si:dkey-175m17.7: MPPLPLDERIVVIQRPKNLALCEASPQTIAQHSSHLTASSNGQVAHPAHLHPSHSQFYSPTCKSLTLECKRRLSRVQKFKSDQPVLPAAVRHIPSHCHSNGTVTLGPRLPSHTHTIDIRVTLDKGGRGGGGGGFSNSLGRSGSIKSGRGKCVPSEQGQCERKTGTAGRPGGVEHRPQRIRQLSSAPGGVLQFVPAQAQQHKFRSEKEKENTGFLNRGDHEFSSIGHRTSSKLGPVHQSLNSHSLTHHHNSVPLPHAAILNSTYPPSPSSQPTYVAASLQQRRQPHPASQPRDHRPHLLHGLPLSPCSSHAGGFPSPDHTCTIDCAHPFSCGCWRLVRCRGCKGHSASFQGGGGSTSTSFSCGHNVGAVKRGGKEMGLRNLGGCLSNASTSNTSSSNSTASECRTGLFKPLRCASCSGEAGNFESPAILRKKLVGGCLPCTPLSSSAPLRAIQSCVTGCNPKASQTGSSTCSYCSSDPIVVTYNPRRGKPPGRSIPAAHPMSMYPADDDDYSVRTIWPEELAKKMTHSKAQKNHCAGIGVGVAKTCASQTQNGSNGTGLVLLDCQNLKEYTQTQLTDHAGRRRLQQGKMAALDFMGCRSGPEYDDGRSSLKRLLNKAEDAGLSDGPDHDEDAAYPSSPSPRSASPPSPVSFSPPPSAPTTLIKPKPWQRDREGGHTLSSAQSLHLALNSLNREQDEENNRMRLSLPLSSSLPASLSDESVMTPDAENAVVSPILPFLYLGNERDAQDLDLLLRLNIGYVVNVTTHLPLYHVSSGLRYKRIPATDNSKQNLRQYFEEVFEFIEEAYQSGQGVLVHCQAGVSRSATIVIAYLMKHTLMTMTDAYKYVRSRRPVVSPNLNFMGQLLEFERDLNSGVTPRILMPKLNGVETQV; encoded by the exons ATGCCTCCCCTCCCTCTTGACGAACGCATAGTGGTCATTCAGCGCCCCAAAAATTTAGCCCTTTGCGAGGCTTCCCCACAGACTATCGCGCAGCATTCCTCTCATCTCACAGCCTCCTCCAATGGACAAGTCGCTCATCCTGCTCATCTCCATCCTTCTCACTCCCAATTTTATTCACCCACCTGTAAATCTCTGACTCTGGAATGCAAGCGCAGGTTGTCCCGTGTGCAGAAATTCAAAAGCGACCAACCTGTCCTCCCGGCGGCCGTCAGACACATCCCTAGCCACTGCCACAGCAATGGCACGGTAACTCTCGGCCCGCGTCTGCCCTCACACACGCATACTATTGATATCAGAGTGACATTGGACAAaggaggaagaggtggaggaggaggaggattcaGCAACTCATTAGGGCGTAGCGGGAGTATAAAAAGTGGCAGAGGGAAATGTGTCCCTTCAGAACAAGGACAGTGTGAGAGAAAAACCGGAACTGCAGGGAGGCCAGGTGGCGTCGAACACAGGCCACAGCGAATTCGTCAGCTGTCATCAGCCCCTGGTGGGGTCCTCCAGTTTGTCCCCGCCCAGGCGCAGCAGCATAAGTTTAGGAGtgaaaaggagaaggaaaacACTGGTTTTCTTAACAGAGGTGACCACGAGTTTTCCTCTATAGGTCACAGGACAAGCTCCAAACTGGGACCGGTCCATCAAAGCCTAAATAGTCACAGTCTGACCCACCACCACAACTCTGTCCCTTTGCCCCATGCTGCCATCCTAAACTCCACCTACCCCCCATCTCCTTCCTCCCAACCCACCTATGTCGCAGCCTCTCTTCAGCAACGTAGACAGCCTCACCCAGCCTCTCAACCCAGGGATCACCGCCCTCACCTTCTTCATGGTTTACCCCTCTCTCCTTGCTCCTCCCACGCTGGAGGGTTCCCCAGCCCTGACCACACCTGCACCATCGACTGCGCGCACCCATTCAGTtgtggctgctggaggttggTAAGATGCAGAGGGTGTAAAGGGCACTCGGCTAGCTTTCAAGGAGGTGGTGGAAGCACTTCCACCTCATTTTCCTGTGGTCACAATGTTGGAGCAGTAAAGAGAGGAGGTAAAGAAATGGGCCTGAGAAATCTGGGTGGGTGTCTCTCCAACGCCTCCACCTCTAACACCTCGTCTTCTAACAGCACTGCTTCTGAGTGTCGCACGGGCCTGTTCAAACCTCTCCGCTGTGCCTCCTGCTCTGGTGAGGCTGGAAACTTTGAGAGTCCTGCTATTCTTCGCAAAAAACTTGTAGGAGGATGCCTTCCCTGCACCCCGCTGTCCTCTTCTGCCCCTCTGCGGGCGATACAGAGCTGCGTCACAGGCTGCAACCCCAAAGCTTCCCAAACGGGCAGTTCCACCTGCAGCTACTGCAGCAGCGACCCCATAGTGGTCACATACAACCCTCGCAGAGGCAAACCCCCAGGAAGAAGCATCCCAGCAGCTCATCCGATGTCTATGTATCCAGCCGATGATGACGACTACAGCGTGCGCACCATCTGGCCTGAAGAACTGGCCAAGAAGATGACCCACTCTAAAGCTCAAAAAAATCACTGTGCTGGGATAGGTGTAGGAGTCGCGAAAACCTGTGCGAGTCAGACCCAGAATGGCAGTAATGGAACAGGGCTCGTTCTCCTGGACTGTCAAAACCTCAAGGAGTACACACAGACGCAGCTCACAGACCACGCTGGACGGAGGCGGCTTCAGCAGGGCAAAATGGCAGCCCTCGATTTTATGGGCTGCAGGTCAGGACCGGAGTACGACGACGGTCGGAGCTCGCTGAAGAGGCTTTTGAATAAAGCCGAGGATGCGGGATTGAGCGATGGGCCTGACCATGACGAAGATGCAGCATatccctcctccccctctcccCGCTCTGCCTCCCCACCATCACCTGTGTCCTTTTCCCCTCCACCATCCGCCCCCACTACGCTAATCAAACCCAAGCCTTGGCAGAGAGACAGGGAGGGAGGACACACTCTGTCGTCGGCTCAGTCACTTCACCTGGCCTTGAACTCCCTGAACAGAGAGCAAGATGAGGAGAACAACAGAA TGCGCCTCTCTCTGCCGCTCTCCTCTTCCTTGCCGGCTTCTCTTTCCGATGAGTCTGTGATGACTCCCGATGCGGAGAACGCTGTGGTCAGTCCCATCCTGCCCTTCCTGTATCTGGGGAATGAGAGAGATGCTCAGGACCTGGACCTGCTCCTACGCCTCAACATCGGCTACGTGGTCAACGTGACCACACACCTGCCTCTCTACCACGTCAGCTCTGGACTGCGATACAAAAGGATCCCAGCCACCGACAACAGCAAGCAAAACCTTCGACAGTACTTCGAGGAGGTTTTTGAGTTTATTG AGGAGGCATATCAGAGTGGACAGGGAGTGCTGGTACACTGCCAGGCAGGCGTGTCCCGTTCTGCAACCATTGTCATCGCCTACCTTATGAAGCACACCCTCATGACAATGACAGATGCCTACAAATACGTGCGGAGCCGCCGTCCTGTGGTGTCGCCGAATCTCAACTTCATGGGCCAGCTTTTGGAGTTCGAGAGGGACCTCAACTCTGGGGTGACTCCTCGCATCTTGATGCCTAAGCTTAACGGTGTGGAGACGCAGGTGTGA